The following DNA comes from Saccharomyces cerevisiae S288C chromosome XIII, complete sequence.
AATAACACCATCAGAAACTTCTCTAGATATGATCTTAGCTGTTGGAACATCAACTATGTTGGAAAGAGCAATCCAATCACCAAAGGAAGACATTCTATCAGCACCACGGGCCCTAGCATAGGCACATGCCAGGGGAGATAAGTTTTCAATGTCGGcaacaaaataaacttGCTTTTCAACATCAGACAATGGGATACCCACAGCGGCACCAGCTGGTGATACATGCTTGAACGATGCTGCTGCTGGTAAATTCAACGAGGCGGATAATTCCTTAACCAGGGGCCAGGAATTTAGAGCATCCAACAAATTAATGTAACCTGGTGAACCACATAGGACTTTGAAAGGTAAACTGTCTTGTTGACTGACGTAAGCTTGAGCCGGCTTTTGGTGTGGATTGGCACCATAACGTAGAGTAATTTGAGCTTGACCTTCAGAGTATTGTTTCCTGAAGAAATCTGAAATTGCAGCATCATAATCGGCAGTGTGTTCGAAAGCCTTTAATGCCAATCTGTTTCTCAAATCTTGAGAGATTTCACCATTACTGGATAATTCACTTAAAAATTCGGAGTAGTCCTTTGGATCAGATAAAATAGTGACTCTAGCATGGTTCTTAGCAGCTGCTCTTAATAGAGTAACACCACCaatatcaatttcttctacTGCTTCTGGAATAGTCACACCCACCTTAGCAACAGTTTCTTTGAATGGGTATAGGTTACAAACGACATAATCGACTTTTTCAATGTGCTGTTCCTTCAAGTCTTTCTCATCGCTATCGATGTCCCTAGCAAGGATACCACCATGAACGGCAGGATGTAAAGTTTTCACTCTACCTCCCAACATTTCTGGGGCATGTGTGATAGCAGAAACGTCTTCGATTGGAAAACCAGCGTCACGAATCATACGAGCAGTACCACCGGAGGCGAGAATACGAACGTTCTTCTCGATGAGGCCTCTGGCTAAATCAAGTAGACCTGTCTTGTCATAGACGGATAGGATTGCGGTTTTTGTGTAATTGGCCATATTTGATGGTGATATGTGCTTTGATGTCCAAGCTAGCAAAACTACTTCAAGGGCTATTAGTTGCTGGTAAGAAAGATTTTAGGTACTACACTAAAGGTTAAAACGAGCGtacatttatatacataGATCCGAACGTGATATGCACATCCGAATATTAACAAGTTATG
Coding sequences within:
- the ADE17 gene encoding bifunctional phosphoribosylaminoimidazolecarboxamide formyltransferase/IMP cyclohydrolase ADE17 (Enzyme of 'de novo' purine biosynthesis; contains both 5-aminoimidazole-4-carboxamide ribonucleotide transformylase and inosine monophosphate cyclohydrolase activities; ADE17 has a paralog, ADE16, that arose from the whole genome duplication; ade16 ade17 mutants require adenine and histidine): MANYTKTAILSVYDKTGLLDLARGLIEKNVRILASGGTARMIRDAGFPIEDVSAITHAPEMLGGRVKTLHPAVHGGILARDIDSDEKDLKEQHIEKVDYVVCNLYPFKETVAKVGVTIPEAVEEIDIGGVTLLRAAAKNHARVTILSDPKDYSEFLSELSSNGEISQDLRNRLALKAFEHTADYDAAISDFFRKQYSEGQAQITLRYGANPHQKPAQAYVSQQDSLPFKVLCGSPGYINLLDALNSWPLVKELSASLNLPAAASFKHVSPAGAAVGIPLSDVEKQVYFVADIENLSPLACAYARARGADRMSSFGDWIALSNIVDVPTAKIISREVSDGVIAPGYEPEALAILSKKKGGKYCILQIDPNYVPEAVERRQVYGVTLEQKRNDAIINQSTFKEIVSQNKNLTEQAIIDLTVATIAIKYTQSNSVCYARNGMVVGLGAGQQSRIHCTRLAGDKADNWWFRQHPRVLEIKWAKGVKRPEKSNAIDLFVTGQIPTEEPELSEYQSKFEEIPKPFTPEERKEWLSKLTNVSLSSDAFFPFPDNVYRAVKSGVKYIAAPSGSVMDKVVFSAADSFDLVYVENPIRLFHH